The Corynebacterium poyangense genome includes a window with the following:
- a CDS encoding phosphoribosylaminoimidazolesuccinocarboxamide synthase, which yields MRPELSDYTHISAGKVREIYQVDEETLLMVVSDRISAFDYILDSEIPDKGRILTAMSVYFFEEIDFPNHLAGPIDDPRIPEEVLGRALLCKKLNMLPFECVARGYLTGSGLKEYREHGTVCGIALPDGLKEASRLPEPIFTPATKAEFGDHDENVPFEAVVDKLGESRAEELKAATLAIYSQAAAMAEQRGLILADTKFEFGVESDGTLVLADEVLTPDSSRYWPADSYEEGKVQPSFDKQYVRNWLTSAKADWDQSLGTPPPPLPGSVVEATRERYIEAYERISGRKFADWIGSCV from the coding sequence ATGCGTCCGGAACTATCTGACTACACCCATATTTCAGCTGGTAAAGTTCGGGAAATTTACCAGGTCGATGAGGAAACGCTCCTCATGGTCGTCAGTGACCGTATTTCCGCTTTTGATTACATCTTGGATTCAGAGATCCCAGATAAAGGGCGGATTTTGACCGCCATGAGTGTTTACTTTTTCGAAGAGATTGATTTCCCCAACCACCTGGCCGGTCCTATTGATGACCCCCGGATCCCGGAGGAGGTCCTGGGCCGAGCTTTGCTGTGTAAGAAACTCAATATGCTGCCCTTTGAGTGCGTGGCGAGGGGATACCTTACTGGTTCAGGTTTGAAAGAGTACCGGGAGCATGGAACAGTGTGCGGGATTGCCCTGCCCGACGGTCTGAAAGAAGCATCCCGTTTACCGGAACCTATTTTCACCCCGGCGACCAAGGCTGAGTTCGGTGACCACGATGAAAATGTCCCCTTTGAGGCTGTTGTTGACAAGCTTGGAGAGTCACGGGCTGAAGAACTCAAAGCAGCAACTTTGGCGATTTATTCTCAGGCTGCGGCGATGGCTGAGCAGCGAGGACTTATTTTGGCGGACACCAAGTTTGAATTTGGGGTTGAGTCCGACGGCACTTTGGTCCTCGCTGATGAAGTTCTCACTCCTGATTCTTCCCGCTACTGGCCAGCCGATAGCTATGAAGAAGGAAAGGTTCAACCTAGCTTTGATAAACAATACGTCCGTAACTGGTTGACAAGCGCCAAAGCGGATTGGGATCAAAGCCTCGGTACCCCGCCTCCGCCGCTGCCTGGATCTGTTGTGGAGGCCACCCGGGAGCGTTATATCGAAGCCTATGAACGTATCTCTGGCCGGAAATTTGCTGACTGGATTGGTAGCTGTGTGTAG
- the purD gene encoding phosphoribosylamine--glycine ligase, whose product MRILVIGSGAREHAIVLGLAKENTTGTIHHIHVAPGNAGMGTIATCHPEAGAVDDAQAMLTLAQEVQAELVVIGPEVPLVAGVADELRAAGIPVFGPSAAAAQLEGSKAFAKEIMRAAGVKTAQSRSLDPGASASEIDEVLDQFGPMWVVKDDGLAAGKGVVVTEDRDAAKAHAQAVLDAGNPVLCETYLDGPEVSLFCLVDGETVVPLLPAQDHKRAYDNDQGPNTGGMGAYAPVPWLPDNGVEQIVQEVCEPVAKEMVARGTPYSGLLYAGLAWGKEGPAVVEFNCRFGDPETQAVLALLNTPLAEVLNAVAQSRLAELPPLQWAEGSAITVVLAAQGYPASPKKGDVIDGLDEVAAAGDVELLHAGTKLNSENKFISDGGRVLNVVAQAEDLSAARDKAYEALTKIHLAGGHYRKDIALAAVEGRITCHN is encoded by the coding sequence ATGCGCATTCTTGTCATTGGTTCTGGCGCCCGGGAGCACGCCATCGTGTTAGGGCTTGCAAAAGAAAACACCACCGGCACTATTCACCACATCCATGTTGCCCCCGGAAACGCCGGGATGGGAACCATCGCCACCTGCCATCCAGAAGCCGGAGCAGTCGACGATGCCCAGGCCATGCTCACCCTGGCGCAAGAGGTCCAAGCGGAACTGGTCGTCATCGGCCCAGAAGTGCCACTGGTAGCTGGGGTAGCTGATGAACTCCGCGCCGCCGGGATCCCCGTTTTTGGCCCCTCGGCGGCGGCTGCTCAGCTGGAGGGATCTAAAGCCTTTGCCAAAGAAATAATGCGCGCTGCTGGGGTAAAAACCGCCCAGTCTCGCAGTCTTGACCCCGGAGCAAGCGCCAGTGAGATTGATGAGGTCCTTGACCAATTTGGCCCCATGTGGGTGGTGAAAGATGATGGTTTAGCCGCTGGCAAAGGGGTTGTCGTTACTGAAGATCGCGATGCCGCCAAGGCCCATGCCCAGGCGGTCTTAGACGCCGGAAATCCGGTGCTGTGTGAAACATACCTTGATGGCCCAGAGGTGTCACTATTTTGCCTCGTCGACGGGGAAACCGTTGTCCCCCTATTACCTGCTCAAGATCATAAACGCGCCTATGACAACGACCAAGGACCCAACACGGGAGGGATGGGTGCCTATGCGCCTGTTCCCTGGTTGCCAGACAACGGGGTAGAGCAAATAGTCCAAGAGGTGTGCGAACCCGTCGCCAAGGAAATGGTGGCACGTGGCACCCCTTATTCTGGTCTGCTTTATGCCGGGTTAGCTTGGGGGAAAGAAGGCCCTGCCGTCGTAGAGTTCAACTGTCGATTCGGCGACCCAGAAACCCAAGCAGTTTTGGCGTTACTAAACACCCCGTTGGCTGAGGTCCTCAACGCAGTGGCCCAGTCCCGGTTAGCAGAACTACCCCCACTTCAGTGGGCGGAGGGAAGTGCCATCACCGTGGTTTTGGCTGCGCAGGGGTATCCGGCGTCACCGAAGAAAGGTGATGTGATTGATGGGCTAGATGAAGTTGCAGCTGCGGGGGACGTCGAACTTTTACATGCCGGTACGAAGCTCAATAGCGAAAATAAGTTTATTTCCGACGGTGGGCGGGTGCTTAATGTCGTGGCCCAGGCGGAAGATCTCTCCGCTGCACGAGACAAAGCCTATGAAGCTTTGACAAAGATTCACTTGGCTGGAGGGCATTATCGCAAGGATATTGCTTTAGCAGCGGTGGAAGGCCGGATCACATGCCATAATTGA
- a CDS encoding phosphoribosyltransferase: MAYHADSSHLEEKEVLTWEGFGQAQRELAQMIADSGYLPDIIIPIARGGLLPGGALSYSLGVKLSDTMNVEFYTDVHETLPDPVLLEPLLDTGSLKKRRVLVVDDVADSGRTLDLVLNLLRDDVSEVRSAVLYGKSASVVEPDYVWRRTDQWICFPWSAEPPVQAH; the protein is encoded by the coding sequence ATGGCTTATCATGCGGATTCCTCTCACCTGGAAGAAAAAGAAGTCCTCACTTGGGAAGGCTTTGGCCAGGCGCAGCGTGAGCTAGCGCAGATGATTGCCGATAGTGGCTATCTCCCGGACATTATTATTCCGATTGCGCGGGGAGGGCTACTCCCCGGAGGGGCGTTGAGTTATTCCCTGGGGGTGAAACTCAGCGACACGATGAACGTGGAGTTTTATACCGATGTTCATGAGACCCTCCCTGACCCGGTGCTTTTGGAACCGCTTTTAGATACCGGTTCCTTAAAGAAGCGTCGGGTTTTAGTTGTTGATGATGTTGCTGATTCCGGCCGCACCTTGGATTTGGTGCTCAATTTATTGCGCGATGACGTTAGTGAAGTTCGCAGCGCGGTGCTTTATGGGAAATCCGCGTCGGTGGTGGAACCGGATTATGTTTGGCGCCGTACCGATCAGTGGATCTGTTTCCCGTGGTCAGCAGAACCACCCGTGCAGGCACACTAA
- the purQ gene encoding phosphoribosylformylglycinamidine synthase subunit PurQ, which translates to MSARIGVITFPGTLDDVDAQRAARLAGADVVELWHADEDLRSVDAVIVPGGFSYGDYLRSGAISALAPVMRSVIDRARAGMPVLGICNGFQILTEAGLLPGALTRNQGLHFHCVDTYLEVTNNHTAWTGNYEVGQKILIPAKHGEGRFQAAPETIEELEQEGRVVFRYTDNFNGSLHSIAGVCSADGRVVGLMPHPEHAVEALTGPSSDGLPMFVSAISAVASA; encoded by the coding sequence GTGAGCGCTCGGATCGGAGTCATTACTTTCCCCGGCACACTTGATGATGTAGACGCCCAGCGTGCAGCCCGACTAGCCGGTGCAGATGTCGTTGAACTCTGGCACGCAGACGAAGACCTTCGCTCGGTTGACGCAGTCATTGTCCCCGGTGGTTTTTCCTACGGGGATTATCTGCGCAGTGGGGCAATCTCAGCTCTAGCGCCAGTCATGCGTTCAGTCATTGATCGCGCTCGCGCTGGTATGCCGGTATTGGGAATCTGCAATGGTTTTCAAATCTTAACTGAGGCTGGTTTGCTCCCTGGCGCCTTAACCCGTAACCAGGGGCTACATTTCCACTGCGTAGACACCTATCTTGAGGTAACAAATAATCACACTGCATGGACCGGAAACTACGAGGTAGGCCAGAAGATCCTGATTCCCGCCAAGCACGGGGAGGGGCGTTTCCAGGCGGCCCCGGAAACCATCGAGGAGCTGGAACAAGAAGGCCGAGTGGTGTTCCGCTACACAGATAACTTCAATGGTTCACTTCATTCCATCGCCGGGGTGTGTAGTGCGGACGGTCGAGTCGTCGGACTCATGCCTCACCCCGAGCACGCCGTGGAGGCACTAACCGGGCCTTCCTCGGATGGCTTACCCATGTTTGTGTCGGCTATTTCTGCTGTCGCATCGGCTTAG
- the purB gene encoding adenylosuccinate lyase, translating into MDQLQKQKIENVLASRYASADMTRLWSPEAKIRMERQLWLAVMRVQKDLGVDIPAEAIAAYEKVLDDVDVESIAAREKITRHDVKARIEEFNDLAGYEHIHKGMTSRDLTENVEQLQILSSLKLIRDKSVAVLARLGERAEQYRSLVMAGRSHNVAAQATTLGKRFASAADEMLIAVSRIEELISRYPLRGIKGPMGTSQDMLDLVGGEQTHLASLERAIADQLGFSRILDSVGQVYPRSLDFDVISALVQLGAGPSSLATTIRLMAGNETVTEGFKEGQVGSSAMPHKMNARSCERVGGMQVILRGYLTMVADLSGQQWNEGDVFCSVIRRVALPDAFFTLDGMFETFLTVLTEFGAFPAMIDRELERYLPFLATTRILMAAVRAGVGRETAHEIIKENAVAVALNMRENGAEQDLVERLAADERLPLGASDLQEALADRHAFIGAAESQTDRVLRRIADLVNTYPDAARYQPGDIL; encoded by the coding sequence GTGGACCAACTTCAAAAGCAGAAGATCGAGAATGTTTTAGCTTCTCGTTATGCCTCCGCTGACATGACCCGCCTGTGGAGTCCGGAGGCGAAAATCCGGATGGAACGGCAACTCTGGTTGGCGGTCATGCGGGTGCAAAAAGACTTAGGAGTCGATATCCCCGCAGAAGCTATTGCTGCTTATGAGAAGGTCCTTGATGACGTCGATGTGGAATCCATTGCGGCGCGGGAAAAAATCACCCGCCATGATGTAAAAGCCCGGATTGAGGAATTCAATGACTTGGCGGGGTATGAGCACATCCACAAGGGGATGACGTCGCGGGATCTGACCGAAAACGTTGAGCAACTCCAGATCCTGAGCTCTTTGAAGTTGATCCGCGATAAGTCAGTGGCGGTGCTAGCTCGCCTCGGTGAACGCGCTGAACAGTACCGTTCCCTCGTGATGGCTGGGCGCTCCCACAATGTCGCTGCTCAAGCAACCACCCTAGGCAAGCGATTCGCTAGCGCAGCTGATGAAATGCTGATTGCCGTGTCCCGGATTGAAGAACTCATCAGCCGCTACCCCCTCCGAGGTATCAAAGGGCCGATGGGAACTTCCCAAGACATGCTCGATCTGGTGGGAGGAGAGCAAACCCACCTGGCCAGTCTGGAAAGAGCTATCGCTGACCAGCTGGGATTTAGCCGGATTCTGGATTCCGTGGGGCAGGTCTACCCACGTTCCTTGGATTTCGATGTCATCTCCGCGCTAGTTCAACTAGGAGCAGGGCCCTCTTCCTTAGCCACCACTATCCGGTTAATGGCTGGAAATGAAACCGTCACCGAAGGGTTCAAAGAAGGTCAGGTGGGGTCTTCAGCCATGCCGCATAAGATGAATGCTCGTTCATGTGAACGTGTCGGCGGAATGCAAGTGATTCTGCGCGGCTACCTCACCATGGTGGCCGATCTGTCTGGGCAGCAGTGGAATGAAGGAGACGTGTTCTGTTCGGTTATTCGCCGAGTAGCCCTGCCGGACGCATTCTTCACCCTAGACGGCATGTTCGAGACATTCCTCACAGTGCTAACAGAATTTGGTGCCTTCCCCGCCATGATTGATCGGGAACTGGAACGCTATCTACCGTTCTTAGCTACCACCCGAATTTTGATGGCGGCGGTTCGGGCCGGGGTGGGGCGGGAAACTGCCCACGAAATTATTAAAGAAAACGCTGTTGCTGTGGCCTTGAATATGCGCGAAAACGGGGCTGAGCAGGATCTTGTTGAGCGTTTGGCGGCGGATGAGCGGCTTCCACTGGGTGCTTCTGATCTTCAGGAAGCCTTAGCCGATCGCCATGCTTTTATTGGTGCTGCGGAGTCTCAAACTGACCGGGTTCTTCGGCGGATTGCGGACTTGGTGAACACCTATCCGGACGCTGCCCGCTACCAGCCTGGGGACATCCTCTAA
- the purS gene encoding phosphoribosylformylglycinamidine synthase subunit PurS, which yields MARVVVNVMPKAEILDPQGQAVVRALGRIGVSGVSDVRQGKRFELEVDETVTTMQLEKIAETLLANTVIEDFEIVDVEVK from the coding sequence GTGGCCCGAGTAGTTGTTAACGTGATGCCAAAGGCTGAAATTCTGGATCCTCAAGGGCAAGCCGTGGTCCGCGCCCTGGGACGCATTGGAGTATCTGGAGTAAGCGATGTTCGCCAAGGCAAACGCTTTGAGCTCGAGGTAGATGAGACAGTGACCACGATGCAACTGGAAAAGATCGCGGAAACCTTATTGGCGAACACCGTTATTGAGGATTTTGAGATCGTGGATGTTGAGGTGAAGTAG
- a CDS encoding HIT family protein translates to MSSVFSKIIAGELPGRFVYRDDTVAAFLTIAPVRYGHVLVVPIKEVDKWTDLPASEWLHLCEVAQKIGQAVVEAFQCQRAGTLIAGFEVPHTHIHIFPADDMSGFDLSRAMSPEDTVPAEMDRAAEAIRGVLGTDDQGRS, encoded by the coding sequence ATGAGTAGCGTGTTTAGCAAAATCATTGCCGGTGAACTGCCCGGACGTTTTGTCTACCGGGATGACACAGTAGCCGCTTTTCTTACTATCGCCCCGGTTCGGTACGGGCATGTACTGGTTGTTCCTATTAAGGAGGTCGATAAGTGGACTGATCTCCCGGCGTCGGAATGGCTGCACCTGTGTGAGGTGGCCCAAAAGATTGGTCAGGCCGTTGTCGAAGCATTCCAGTGCCAGCGGGCGGGAACACTTATCGCCGGGTTTGAGGTTCCCCACACCCACATCCATATTTTCCCGGCTGATGATATGTCTGGTTTTGACCTGTCTCGGGCGATGAGTCCGGAGGACACTGTTCCAGCGGAGATGGATCGTGCTGCGGAAGCGATTCGTGGTGTATTAGGGACTGATGACCAAGGCCGCAGTTAA